In one Leptospira yasudae genomic region, the following are encoded:
- the pheT gene encoding phenylalanine--tRNA ligase subunit beta, producing MKLSLDWMNDFTPLKEVGLDAILKKIAISVCEIDGADPYRPELDFVKIVKIESLEKHPSADKLQIAQVSTGSSQAQIVTGATNVKVGDLVPLAIPGAKLGDKEILESELRGVKSSGMLCSEKELSLAEESNGVWILNGLEGAEVGKTIRSFLHYDDIIFDVDNKSITHRPDLWNHYGFARELASQLRLPIEFNPFESLWNFDLSIPVPKVIENQNAHSYYASSIQGISILPSTRKFQARLQKCGIRVINNVVDVSNYVMLEMGQPTHFFDKKFLEGQGGVSLEVSYAKKGESFGLLDDTSPALEEEILLIRNQGKPVAIAGVMGGKESAVSNTSTEVVMESAVFARERVRKSIRSTGIRSDSSVRYEKGLEATTTLPVIRRALNLLKQNGCPSLKASEPAGFLHTPHKEVRIHTNIHFINTKLGVTLSQGDITDILERLHFVVSWKGDHLEVLVPKFRHNYDVTIPEDLVEEIGRTRGYDTIQVTPLLAEVKTPIRNLSRELERKCKTFFAGTLGYHEVYNYSFQSLKENELDGDAKLSVKIKNEMPEEQSVLRNSLLPSLLKNIRTNQDRFANIPIFEFGRAYFNLPEPDNEKKFLSYAVSFDRKSSESDLKLLEEDFLKVRREIESLLDSIKIFDYTWEIKQEAVFHPGASLSLIVNSQRIGNLGYVHPAVLDSFELKKRVIYGSFEFEKLVEFWNANRKVSRFVAPSQFPEAEIDLSILVGEKENSNVFTDLVSKENIPELQESWVYSQFTGGNVPEGKRSVSYRFRLVNYEKTFTQERIKEISDQLVALAGKNGFVLR from the coding sequence GTGAAACTTTCCTTAGATTGGATGAACGATTTTACACCTTTAAAGGAGGTGGGACTCGACGCGATTTTAAAGAAGATCGCGATCTCGGTTTGCGAGATAGACGGGGCCGATCCGTATCGTCCCGAGTTGGACTTCGTAAAGATCGTTAAAATCGAATCGCTCGAAAAACATCCCTCCGCAGATAAACTTCAGATCGCTCAGGTTTCCACCGGGTCCTCCCAAGCGCAGATCGTAACCGGCGCAACCAACGTAAAAGTGGGCGATCTGGTTCCGCTTGCAATTCCCGGCGCAAAACTCGGCGATAAGGAAATTTTAGAATCGGAACTCAGAGGCGTAAAAAGTTCGGGAATGCTCTGTTCCGAAAAGGAACTTTCTCTTGCGGAAGAAAGCAACGGAGTTTGGATTTTAAACGGACTCGAAGGAGCCGAAGTCGGAAAAACGATCCGTTCCTTCTTACATTACGATGATATAATATTCGATGTTGATAATAAATCCATTACGCACAGGCCGGATCTTTGGAACCATTACGGTTTTGCGAGAGAACTCGCTTCCCAGCTTCGTCTGCCGATCGAGTTTAACCCGTTCGAATCTCTTTGGAACTTCGATCTTTCGATTCCCGTTCCGAAAGTAATCGAAAATCAAAACGCTCATTCTTACTATGCTTCTTCGATTCAAGGAATTTCGATTCTTCCTTCGACCCGGAAATTTCAAGCTCGTCTTCAGAAATGCGGAATTCGAGTGATCAACAACGTCGTGGACGTTTCCAATTACGTGATGCTTGAAATGGGCCAACCGACTCACTTTTTCGATAAGAAGTTTCTGGAAGGTCAAGGCGGAGTTTCTCTCGAAGTTTCGTATGCGAAGAAGGGCGAAAGTTTCGGTCTTTTGGACGATACTTCTCCCGCACTGGAAGAGGAAATTCTCCTCATTCGCAATCAAGGAAAACCGGTCGCGATCGCGGGCGTTATGGGAGGAAAAGAATCCGCCGTTTCGAACACTTCCACCGAAGTCGTAATGGAATCCGCCGTGTTCGCAAGAGAAAGAGTTCGTAAGTCCATTCGTTCCACAGGAATCCGTTCCGATTCTTCCGTTCGTTACGAGAAGGGGCTTGAGGCGACTACGACTCTTCCGGTGATTCGCCGCGCTCTAAATCTGTTAAAGCAAAACGGTTGTCCTTCGCTGAAGGCTTCCGAGCCCGCGGGATTTTTACACACTCCTCATAAGGAAGTTCGCATTCATACGAACATCCACTTTATCAACACCAAACTCGGAGTGACCTTGTCTCAAGGAGACATCACCGATATATTAGAAAGATTGCATTTTGTCGTTTCTTGGAAAGGGGATCACCTCGAAGTACTGGTTCCCAAGTTCCGTCACAACTACGACGTAACGATTCCCGAAGACCTCGTGGAAGAGATCGGAAGAACCAGAGGATACGATACGATTCAGGTGACTCCTTTGTTGGCCGAGGTCAAAACGCCGATCCGAAATCTCAGCCGGGAATTGGAAAGAAAGTGTAAGACGTTTTTTGCGGGAACTCTCGGGTATCACGAGGTTTACAACTATTCGTTTCAATCCTTAAAGGAGAACGAACTCGACGGGGACGCGAAACTTTCCGTCAAAATCAAAAACGAAATGCCCGAGGAACAATCGGTACTTCGAAATTCTCTTTTGCCTTCGTTGTTGAAGAATATCCGGACGAATCAGGATCGTTTTGCGAACATTCCGATTTTTGAATTCGGAAGAGCGTATTTCAATCTTCCCGAGCCGGATAACGAAAAGAAATTTTTATCTTACGCGGTTTCCTTCGACCGCAAGAGCTCCGAATCCGATCTGAAGCTTTTGGAAGAGGATTTCTTAAAGGTAAGAAGGGAAATCGAATCTCTTTTGGATTCCATTAAGATTTTCGATTATACCTGGGAGATCAAACAGGAAGCGGTCTTTCATCCGGGCGCCAGTTTATCCTTAATCGTAAATTCGCAAAGAATCGGAAACCTCGGCTACGTTCATCCCGCGGTTTTGGATTCGTTCGAATTGAAAAAGCGCGTGATCTACGGTTCTTTCGAATTCGAAAAACTCGTGGAATTCTGGAACGCGAATCGTAAGGTTTCTCGTTTTGTCGCTCCTTCTCAGTTTCCGGAAGCCGAAATAGATCTTTCGATTTTGGTCGGAGAAAAGGAAAATTCGAACGTATTTACCGATCTCGTTTCCAAGGAGAATATCCCAGAACTTCAGGAAAGCTGGGTGTATTCGCAGTTTACGGGCGGGAACGTTCCCGAAGGCAAACGATCGGTCAGTTATCGTTTCCGATTGGTGAACTACGAAAAGACGTTCACTCAGGAAAGAATCAAGGAAATCTCGGATCAACTGGTCGCGCTTGCGGGCAAGAACGGATTCGTTTTAAGATAA
- a CDS encoding DEAD/DEAH box helicase: MEDTLQLSLDFESNPRSGYRGDFCYLTNSPESGIGKIASSGEGKFTIEFASTATKKTVSENSPYLRILPGYPSPLRNVGEQADLMDLSLTAYELKLTHAFDKLSALSNSRTRLLPHQIESTYIVVNSLRPRFILADEVGLGKTIEAALVMKELIFRRGYKKVLIVAPSPLLVQWQQELKNKFNEDFEIVKRKNFHTDGDKNWKNFQHAITSVDFIKNPKYAEEILKTKWDIVIFDEAHRLRRDYHKITRAYLFAEKISKKCECLLLLTATPFRGKLEELYYLMHLIDPNILGPYHTFVNDYILGNKTDLKDKISKVLLRRRKVEVGGFTKRFAKTVRIELSPVEREFYEETTNYVRREYNLAMRTQNRAIGFVMIVFQKLLDSSVFALLSALTKRKFLLENRFHHIKQMESKLEEWDLDETEDVEEFVSGLDESVQLDLQSLKRELLSLNRLILLGKKIKEDKKSIKLKETILKLQKEGHSKFIIFTQFRTTQDFLASVLADFQVTLFHGSLSADAKERAIVEFKTKTEILICTEAGGEGRNLQFANVLFNYDLPWSPLKIEQRIGRIHRFGQKDNVFIFNFASKDTVAERILEVLTNKIRLFEESIGSSDELLGAIEDELDFNSSFMKFVTGNKSKIEMEDEIDNRIKIAKKGFEKLGALVTPKLIDFNLQDYYSHTLEERSFNNTHLEEFVSRFTRTFPEDAGFKLVRKKPQIYEIDSPQYKGKLGTFDSELALQNDSLEFLAFGHPLIDKTVSYLIQNQKGWSTTFHSISNKEYYVFLVEFQFSLKRTELFYFEANPRTGTVKRIEELPEELRESQTTNKAGSSEASGPALPANVEENLIRTFLVLDEIVESRKKELGDQTLDLFQKEEFKIRTSNQNTLRQLEEKLMRQEAAFKWEGKPEKKSAMNRTRNEIQKVKEDFDRELRKVRNGKTIQHRFQLFQVYLPN, translated from the coding sequence TTGGAAGATACTCTGCAGCTCAGCCTCGATTTCGAATCCAATCCGCGCTCCGGTTATCGCGGGGATTTTTGTTATTTGACCAATTCTCCCGAATCGGGAATCGGAAAGATCGCGTCTTCGGGCGAAGGCAAGTTTACGATCGAATTCGCTTCCACCGCTACGAAAAAGACGGTGTCGGAAAATTCTCCTTACTTGAGAATTCTTCCGGGTTATCCTTCTCCTCTGAGAAACGTAGGCGAACAAGCCGATTTGATGGACTTATCTCTTACCGCGTACGAACTCAAGCTCACTCACGCATTCGATAAACTTTCGGCGCTTTCCAATTCGAGAACGAGACTTCTTCCGCATCAGATCGAATCCACGTATATCGTCGTGAACAGTTTGCGACCTCGATTCATCCTCGCGGACGAAGTGGGATTGGGGAAAACCATCGAAGCCGCTCTCGTGATGAAGGAACTGATCTTTCGTCGAGGTTACAAAAAAGTTCTGATCGTCGCACCTTCTCCGCTTTTGGTTCAATGGCAACAGGAGCTGAAGAATAAGTTCAACGAGGACTTTGAAATCGTTAAGCGAAAGAACTTCCACACGGACGGAGATAAAAACTGGAAAAACTTCCAGCACGCGATCACTTCCGTCGACTTCATCAAAAATCCGAAATACGCGGAAGAAATTCTCAAAACGAAATGGGACATCGTCATTTTCGACGAGGCACACAGACTCAGAAGGGATTATCACAAAATCACGCGAGCATATCTTTTTGCCGAAAAAATTTCCAAAAAGTGCGAATGCCTTCTTCTTTTAACCGCGACTCCGTTCCGAGGAAAACTCGAAGAACTCTATTATCTCATGCATCTGATCGATCCGAATATTTTGGGTCCGTATCATACATTCGTAAACGATTATATTCTCGGAAACAAAACCGATCTCAAGGATAAGATCTCGAAAGTCCTTTTACGAAGAAGAAAGGTGGAAGTCGGCGGGTTTACGAAACGATTCGCCAAAACCGTCAGAATCGAACTTTCTCCAGTCGAACGGGAATTTTACGAAGAAACCACGAACTACGTCCGAAGAGAATACAATCTCGCAATGAGAACGCAGAACCGCGCGATCGGATTCGTGATGATCGTGTTTCAGAAACTCTTGGATTCTTCCGTGTTCGCTCTTTTGTCCGCTCTTACAAAACGAAAATTCCTTTTGGAGAATCGATTCCATCATATCAAACAAATGGAATCCAAGTTGGAAGAATGGGATCTCGACGAAACCGAAGACGTGGAAGAATTCGTTTCCGGTTTGGACGAATCGGTTCAACTCGATCTCCAGAGTTTAAAGCGGGAACTTCTTTCCCTGAATCGTTTGATTTTGCTCGGTAAAAAAATCAAAGAGGACAAGAAGTCCATCAAGTTGAAAGAAACGATTTTGAAACTTCAAAAAGAAGGACATTCAAAATTCATCATATTCACGCAGTTTAGAACGACTCAGGATTTTTTGGCTTCCGTTCTTGCCGATTTCCAAGTGACCTTGTTTCACGGTTCTCTCAGCGCGGACGCGAAAGAAAGGGCGATCGTGGAATTTAAGACGAAGACCGAAATTTTGATTTGTACCGAAGCCGGAGGGGAAGGGCGAAATCTTCAGTTTGCGAACGTTCTTTTCAATTACGATTTGCCTTGGAGTCCCCTCAAGATCGAACAAAGGATCGGAAGGATTCACCGTTTCGGACAAAAGGACAACGTGTTCATCTTCAACTTTGCGAGCAAGGATACGGTTGCGGAAAGGATTCTGGAGGTTCTTACGAATAAGATCCGTCTTTTCGAGGAATCGATCGGATCTTCGGACGAACTGTTGGGCGCGATCGAAGACGAGTTGGATTTTAATTCTTCCTTTATGAAGTTCGTTACGGGCAATAAATCGAAAATCGAAATGGAGGACGAGATCGACAATCGGATCAAGATTGCAAAGAAGGGGTTTGAAAAACTCGGCGCGCTCGTGACTCCGAAACTCATCGACTTCAATCTTCAGGACTATTACAGTCACACTTTGGAAGAGCGTTCGTTTAACAATACGCACTTGGAAGAATTCGTTTCTCGTTTTACTCGAACCTTTCCCGAAGACGCGGGATTTAAACTGGTCCGAAAAAAGCCGCAGATCTATGAAATCGATTCTCCGCAATATAAAGGAAAGCTCGGGACCTTCGATTCGGAACTCGCGTTGCAAAACGACAGTCTGGAATTTTTAGCGTTCGGTCATCCCTTGATCGATAAGACGGTTTCGTATCTCATCCAAAATCAAAAAGGATGGAGCACTACCTTTCATTCCATTTCCAACAAAGAATATTACGTTTTTCTTGTGGAATTTCAATTCTCGCTGAAGCGCACCGAGTTGTTTTATTTCGAGGCGAATCCGCGCACCGGAACCGTAAAACGAATCGAAGAACTTCCCGAAGAACTCCGCGAATCGCAAACGACGAACAAAGCCGGATCGTCCGAGGCCTCCGGCCCCGCACTTCCCGCCAACGTGGAAGAGAATTTAATCCGAACCTTTCTCGTTTTGGATGAAATCGTGGAATCCAGAAAGAAGGAACTCGGAGATCAAACCTTGGACCTCTTTCAAAAGGAAGAATTTAAAATCCGAACCAGCAATCAGAACACTTTGAGACAGCTTGAGGAAAAACTCATGCGTCAGGAAGCCGCGTTCAAATGGGAAGGAAAGCCCGAGAAAAAATCCGCGATGAACCGAACCCGAAACGAGATTCAAAAGGTGAAAGAAGACTTCGATCGGGAGCTCCGCAAAGTAAGAAACGGCAAGACGATCCAACATCGTTTTCAACTTTTCCAAGTATATCTTCCGAACTGA
- a CDS encoding gamma carbonic anhydrase family protein: protein MKIHETAFIHPQATAIGLVEMGPYSSLWPGAVIRADMNRIVLGEGVNIQDNSTLHTDSNRGITIGDYTLVGHNAMLHGCTIGRGCLIGIGSVILDEAEVGDGAMVMAGCMVRGGKKIPPGAMVIQKNGELKIFEGKAKPVFSVAGCLEYIALSERFKKGIFGPFTPEEEIEFQNRAKGILRKMGIPFKE, encoded by the coding sequence ATGAAAATCCACGAAACCGCCTTTATCCATCCGCAAGCCACGGCGATCGGACTTGTAGAAATGGGTCCGTATTCTTCTCTTTGGCCGGGAGCCGTGATTCGGGCCGATATGAATCGGATCGTATTGGGAGAAGGCGTCAATATACAGGATAATTCGACGCTTCATACGGATTCAAACCGCGGGATCACGATCGGCGATTATACGTTAGTCGGTCATAATGCAATGTTGCACGGTTGTACGATCGGGAGAGGATGTCTGATCGGAATCGGAAGCGTGATTCTCGACGAAGCGGAAGTCGGAGACGGCGCGATGGTAATGGCGGGTTGTATGGTTCGCGGAGGAAAAAAGATTCCACCCGGTGCGATGGTCATTCAGAAAAACGGAGAATTAAAAATCTTCGAAGGGAAGGCCAAGCCGGTTTTCAGCGTCGCCGGATGTTTGGAATACATCGCTCTTTCCGAAAGATTTAAAAAAGGAATTTTCGGTCCGTTTACGCCCGAAGAGGAAATTGAGTTTCAGAACCGCGCAAAAGGAATTCTCCGGAAAATGGGAATTCCTTTTAAAGAGTA